Proteins co-encoded in one uncultured Draconibacterium sp. genomic window:
- a CDS encoding glycoside hydrolase family 43 protein, which translates to MKYRLLKTLTTIFSLLLTVAGHAQITHDQAADKPTGIEIVSELKKPDTQQKLEEQDFSAYLLVYFKDQTQSAYFAVSSDGYTFTDVNDGQPVFRGEELAEQKGVRDPHIARGPDGAFYLAMTDLHIFGKQAGFRETDWQRPIEKYGWGNNRAIVLMKSYDLIHWTHTDFRVDKAFPELGDIDCSWAPEIIYDEKEDKMMVYFTIRYDNDECHMYYSYTDDDFTKLETVPERITEIGGIDGDITKVGDQYQLFYVSDAKIFHSVSDKINGGYKVEGKRIDPETVSTEAPNVFKRLGTDTYVLMYDVYGARPNNMGFSETKDFKTYKNIGHFNEGIMKTTNFERPKHGAVTYLTLDELKAIARHWNVDIDLE; encoded by the coding sequence ATGAAGTACAGATTATTAAAAACACTAACTACCATTTTTAGTCTCTTGCTTACAGTTGCCGGACATGCTCAAATAACACACGATCAGGCTGCGGATAAGCCTACCGGAATCGAAATTGTGTCTGAACTAAAGAAACCTGACACACAACAAAAGTTGGAAGAACAAGACTTTAGCGCTTATCTTCTGGTGTACTTTAAAGACCAAACCCAATCGGCATATTTTGCGGTAAGTAGTGATGGTTACACATTTACTGATGTGAATGATGGCCAACCCGTATTCCGGGGAGAAGAGCTGGCCGAACAAAAAGGAGTACGTGATCCGCACATCGCCCGTGGCCCTGATGGCGCATTTTATCTGGCCATGACCGATCTTCATATTTTTGGTAAACAGGCTGGTTTCCGTGAAACCGATTGGCAACGTCCGATTGAAAAATACGGATGGGGAAACAACAGAGCTATTGTATTAATGAAATCCTATGACCTGATTCACTGGACACATACTGATTTTCGGGTTGACAAAGCATTTCCTGAACTGGGCGATATTGACTGTTCATGGGCACCTGAAATTATTTACGACGAAAAAGAGGATAAAATGATGGTGTACTTTACCATTCGTTACGATAACGACGAATGCCACATGTACTATTCATATACCGACGACGATTTTACAAAACTGGAAACTGTACCCGAACGCATTACGGAAATAGGTGGAATTGATGGAGATATAACTAAAGTTGGAGATCAATACCAACTGTTTTATGTGAGCGATGCTAAAATCTTCCATTCTGTTTCGGACAAAATAAATGGCGGCTATAAGGTTGAAGGAAAACGCATCGATCCTGAAACTGTTTCTACCGAGGCACCAAATGTCTTTAAGCGACTGGGAACGGATACTTATGTATTAATGTACGATGTTTACGGTGCCCGCCCAAACAACATGGGATTTAGCGAGACTAAAGATTTTAAAACCTACAAAAACATTGGTCATTTTAACGAAGGGATTATGAAGACCACAAATTTTGAACGACCGAAACATGGGGCGGTTACCTATTTAACGTTGGATGAACTAAAAGCTATTGCCAGGCACTGGAATGTAGATATTGATTTAGAATAG
- a CDS encoding DUF5050 domain-containing protein, protein MNKRIYLLSLLIVPFLTFAQQMDNVKSTLEIYNTETDEREIVRSEEAHFEAPNWSRDGSFLVINQEGKLYKVDLKTNVKTLINTDFADRCNNDHGISFDGKYLAISHFDQTGAPEGEAFYGGSRIYVVPIEGGTPTAVTPNTPSYWHGWSPDGKRLAYCAERDGEYDVYTISIDGGEETRLTTEEGLDDGPEYSPDGKTIYYNSMASGKMEIWQMDVDGSNKKQLTNDKYSNWFAHPSPDGNSFVYISYHEDQGSGHPGMKDVSLRLMNLDDGSIRTLCSFTGGQGTINVPSWSPDGKRFAFVTYEYIK, encoded by the coding sequence ATGAATAAAAGAATTTATCTGCTAAGCTTATTAATTGTACCCTTTCTGACATTCGCACAACAAATGGATAACGTAAAATCAACCCTTGAAATTTATAATACCGAAACCGACGAACGCGAGATAGTAAGAAGCGAAGAGGCGCATTTTGAAGCACCAAACTGGAGCCGCGACGGAAGTTTTTTGGTCATCAACCAGGAAGGTAAACTATATAAAGTTGATCTGAAAACGAATGTAAAAACACTAATCAATACCGATTTTGCCGACCGCTGTAACAACGACCACGGTATTTCTTTCGATGGAAAATATCTGGCCATAAGTCATTTCGATCAGACAGGAGCACCCGAAGGAGAAGCTTTTTATGGCGGCTCACGGATTTATGTTGTCCCCATTGAAGGAGGAACACCAACAGCAGTTACACCAAATACACCATCTTACTGGCACGGTTGGTCCCCCGATGGCAAACGACTGGCTTATTGTGCCGAGCGCGATGGAGAATACGATGTGTACACGATATCGATCGACGGCGGTGAAGAAACCCGCTTAACTACCGAAGAAGGTCTTGACGATGGCCCGGAATATTCGCCCGACGGAAAAACCATTTATTACAACTCGATGGCTTCCGGCAAAATGGAAATCTGGCAAATGGATGTTGACGGTTCAAACAAAAAACAATTAACAAACGATAAGTATTCCAACTGGTTTGCACACCCATCTCCCGATGGAAATTCTTTTGTGTACATCAGTTATCACGAAGATCAGGGAAGTGGTCACCCGGGAATGAAGGACGTTTCGTTGCGTCTGATGAACCTTGACGACGGATCGATAAGAACATTGTGTTCGTTTACCGGCGGACAGGGAACCATCAATGTTCCTTCGTGGTCGCCCGATGGCAAACGTTTTGCTTTTGTTACATACGAATACATTAAATAA
- a CDS encoding deoxyribodipyrimidine photo-lyase: MTNIVWLRRDLRFTDNTALHHASKNDNKVLVLFIFDTNILDELDKDDARVTFIHQQLTKLDKELKAKNSGLLVKTGEPLNIWQELVEEFEIEEVHFNRDYEPYATERDDQVQQLLQKNDISVFSHKDQVIFEPHEVLKGDGTPYTVFTPFKNKWLEHFDPQQIKVKEKIKTDAFASIASSLPTLEEIGFLKSEIVVEDYDLSVVEDYSKTRNFPAVNGTSKLSVHLRFGTASIRQIVQQVHKQSPDFLSELVWREFFMQILFHFPRVVNENFRAKYNGIQWRNNEKEFEHWCKGETGYPIVDAGMRELNKTGYMHNRVRMITASFLCKHLLIDWRWGEAYFAKKLLDFELSSNNGNWQWAAGTGCDAAPYFRVFNPTEQVKKFDKEMRYIKKWVPEFQELSYPTPMVDHKMARNRALETYKKGIADN, translated from the coding sequence ATGACTAACATTGTTTGGCTGCGAAGAGATTTACGATTTACAGATAACACTGCCCTGCATCACGCCTCAAAAAATGACAATAAGGTTTTGGTGCTTTTTATTTTCGACACCAATATTCTGGATGAACTCGACAAAGACGACGCACGTGTAACTTTTATTCATCAGCAACTTACTAAACTTGACAAAGAACTGAAAGCAAAGAACTCGGGTTTGCTGGTAAAGACCGGCGAACCTTTAAATATCTGGCAAGAGCTGGTTGAGGAATTCGAAATTGAAGAAGTACATTTTAACCGCGATTACGAACCTTATGCCACTGAAAGAGATGATCAGGTGCAACAGTTGCTGCAAAAAAACGACATCTCTGTTTTCTCCCATAAAGACCAGGTAATTTTCGAGCCTCACGAGGTATTAAAAGGTGATGGAACACCTTACACCGTTTTTACGCCTTTTAAAAATAAATGGCTCGAACATTTTGATCCGCAACAAATAAAAGTTAAAGAGAAAATAAAAACGGATGCATTCGCTTCCATTGCTTCTTCATTGCCCACGCTCGAAGAGATTGGTTTTCTGAAATCGGAAATCGTTGTGGAAGACTACGATCTGTCAGTAGTAGAGGATTATAGTAAAACGCGTAATTTCCCTGCAGTTAACGGCACCAGCAAACTAAGTGTTCATCTGCGTTTTGGCACGGCAAGTATCAGGCAAATTGTGCAACAGGTGCATAAACAATCGCCCGATTTTTTAAGTGAACTGGTTTGGCGCGAATTTTTTATGCAGATACTTTTTCATTTTCCACGTGTGGTAAACGAAAATTTCAGGGCCAAATACAACGGCATTCAGTGGCGCAACAACGAAAAAGAATTCGAGCACTGGTGCAAAGGCGAAACCGGCTACCCGATAGTGGATGCAGGAATGCGCGAGCTGAATAAAACAGGCTACATGCATAACCGCGTGCGAATGATCACTGCCAGCTTTTTATGTAAACATCTGCTGATAGACTGGCGCTGGGGTGAAGCGTATTTTGCCAAAAAATTGCTCGATTTTGAGCTTTCGTCTAACAACGGAAACTGGCAATGGGCAGCAGGAACGGGTTGCGATGCAGCACCGTACTTCCGTGTTTTTAATCCAACCGAGCAAGTAAAAAAGTTCGATAAAGAAATGCGTTACATCAAAAAATGGGTTCCCGAATTTCAGGAACTCTCCTACCCAACACCGATGGTCGACCACAAAATGGCCCGCAACCGGGCACTGGAAACATACAAAAAAGGGATAGCGGATAATTGA
- a CDS encoding nuclear transport factor 2 family protein: MKKSVKLLAMLVGIVAILIPQACSDVDTNDGSLEQERMEVGRALLEMSADDVAELIPYYTDDVEYHDPIVDINGIQDMAAFLNQLILGASPNLVTTIEDETLMGDNYSATWTMSGDFNGVPYQAKGISIFMFMPNSSQVYYQRDYYSEGDIMATIPGLDEAIVGFRTYYKCAVDPTFECPLPPPEPVSMAKSQMISQEISDDQFVVGRQLVEINAENWMSVLPYLESNYEYHDPIVDIYGPDTMAVFLGRLFAGSSDLYTVIEEESLVDDIYMATWTMSGEFNGAAFSAPGMSIVKFVEGTTQTYYSHDYYTEGDVMLGVPGLDEAVIGFREYYRSVVDPNYVSPQ; encoded by the coding sequence ATGAAAAAGTCTGTAAAACTATTGGCAATGCTCGTTGGCATCGTCGCAATTCTAATTCCCCAGGCGTGTTCAGATGTAGATACAAACGATGGTTCGCTCGAACAGGAGCGAATGGAAGTAGGGCGGGCATTGCTCGAAATGTCGGCAGATGATGTGGCAGAATTAATTCCGTACTACACCGATGATGTAGAGTACCACGATCCGATCGTAGATATTAACGGAATTCAGGATATGGCTGCATTCCTTAATCAGCTGATCCTGGGTGCCTCGCCCAATCTCGTTACAACCATAGAAGACGAAACCCTAATGGGGGATAATTATTCGGCAACATGGACAATGTCGGGAGATTTCAATGGCGTACCTTACCAGGCCAAAGGTATCTCTATTTTTATGTTTATGCCCAACTCTTCGCAGGTATATTATCAGCGGGATTATTATTCCGAGGGCGATATAATGGCAACGATACCCGGTTTGGATGAAGCAATTGTGGGTTTCAGAACCTACTACAAATGTGCTGTTGATCCAACTTTCGAGTGTCCGCTTCCACCCCCCGAGCCTGTTAGCATGGCAAAAAGCCAAATGATTTCGCAGGAGATAAGCGATGATCAGTTTGTTGTGGGGCGTCAGTTGGTAGAAATTAATGCTGAAAACTGGATGAGTGTGCTTCCCTACCTCGAGAGTAACTACGAGTATCACGATCCTATAGTCGACATATATGGCCCCGACACCATGGCCGTGTTCCTTGGGCGATTGTTTGCCGGATCGTCTGACTTGTACACCGTAATAGAGGAGGAGAGCCTTGTTGACGATATTTACATGGCAACCTGGACCATGTCGGGCGAATTTAACGGAGCTGCATTTAGTGCTCCGGGCATGTCGATTGTAAAGTTTGTTGAGGGAACGACACAAACCTATTACTCGCACGATTACTACACCGAGGGCGATGTTATGCTTGGCGTACCCGGACTTGACGAGGCTGTAATCGGTTTTCGAGAATATTATCGTAGTGTGGTAGATCCAAATTACGTTAGTCCGCAGTAA
- the ettA gene encoding energy-dependent translational throttle protein EttA: MSDDKKIIFSMYKVSKTYPPNKTVIKDISLSFFLGAKIGIIGLNGSGKSTLLKIIAGQDEAYNGELVFAPGYSVGLLDQEPQLDESKTVIDVVKEGTQETVDVLNRYEEINQQFGLPEVYENPDKMDELMKEQAELQEKMDALDAWNLDSKLERAMDALQCPPNDQPISELSGGERRRVALCRLLLQEPDVLLLDEPTNHLDAESILWLEAHLDQYKGTVICITHDRYFLDNVAGWILELDRGQGIPWKGNYTSWLEQKSKRLEQEEKGSQKRKKTLERELEWVRMAPKARHAKSKARLSAYDKMLNEDARQKEEKLEIFIPNGPRLGDKVVEMDGVKKGFGEKLLFEDLSFKLPPAGIIGVIGPNGAGKTTLFKLIMKQLEADAGSIDIGETVKVSYVDQTHAAIDPEKTVYQVISGGTETIMLGNKQANARAYVGRFNFNGADQEKKCGVLSGGERNRLHLALALKSEGNLLLLDEPTNDIDVNTLRALEEGLDNFAGCAVVISHDRWFLDRIATHILAFEGDGHVHFFEGSFSEYEENRKKRMGNETPKRFKYKKLMA, from the coding sequence ATGAGCGACGACAAAAAGATAATTTTTTCGATGTATAAGGTGAGTAAAACTTACCCACCCAACAAAACAGTAATCAAAGATATTTCGCTGTCATTTTTCCTTGGAGCCAAAATTGGTATTATCGGTTTAAACGGATCGGGAAAATCAACCCTGCTGAAAATTATAGCAGGACAAGACGAGGCCTACAACGGCGAGTTGGTTTTTGCGCCGGGCTATTCAGTTGGACTACTTGATCAGGAGCCTCAACTCGACGAAAGTAAAACCGTTATCGATGTGGTAAAAGAAGGTACGCAGGAAACCGTTGACGTACTGAACCGCTACGAAGAAATCAACCAGCAGTTCGGATTGCCGGAGGTGTATGAGAACCCGGATAAAATGGATGAGCTGATGAAAGAACAGGCCGAGTTGCAGGAAAAAATGGATGCACTGGATGCCTGGAACCTCGACAGCAAACTGGAACGAGCCATGGATGCGTTGCAGTGTCCGCCAAACGATCAGCCCATAAGCGAACTTTCGGGTGGTGAGCGCCGTCGCGTAGCTTTGTGTCGTTTGTTACTGCAGGAACCCGATGTACTGTTACTCGACGAACCTACCAACCACCTTGATGCCGAAAGTATTTTGTGGCTGGAAGCACACCTCGATCAGTATAAAGGAACGGTTATCTGTATTACACACGACCGTTATTTCCTGGATAATGTTGCTGGCTGGATTTTGGAACTCGACCGTGGTCAGGGTATTCCATGGAAAGGGAATTACACTTCGTGGCTGGAGCAAAAATCAAAACGACTGGAACAGGAAGAAAAAGGCAGTCAGAAACGTAAAAAGACATTGGAACGCGAGTTGGAATGGGTGCGAATGGCGCCAAAAGCACGTCATGCAAAAAGCAAGGCCCGTTTGAGTGCTTACGATAAAATGTTAAATGAGGACGCCAGACAAAAAGAAGAAAAACTAGAAATCTTTATTCCGAATGGTCCGCGCCTGGGTGATAAAGTGGTTGAAATGGATGGTGTGAAAAAAGGTTTTGGTGAAAAACTTTTATTCGAAGACCTGAGCTTTAAATTGCCGCCTGCCGGAATTATTGGAGTAATTGGACCGAACGGTGCCGGAAAAACCACACTCTTCAAACTGATAATGAAACAACTTGAAGCCGACGCCGGAAGCATTGATATTGGCGAAACGGTTAAAGTAAGTTACGTCGATCAAACCCACGCCGCCATTGATCCGGAGAAGACAGTTTATCAGGTTATTTCAGGCGGAACGGAAACCATTATGCTGGGAAACAAACAAGCCAATGCCCGCGCGTATGTTGGCCGATTTAATTTTAATGGCGCCGATCAGGAAAAGAAATGCGGTGTACTTTCGGGTGGTGAGCGTAACCGCCTGCACCTGGCGCTGGCATTAAAATCGGAGGGCAACCTGTTGCTGCTCGATGAGCCGACCAACGATATTGATGTAAATACCTTACGTGCGTTGGAAGAAGGTCTGGATAACTTTGCCGGCTGTGCAGTTGTAATTTCGCACGACCGCTGGTTCCTCGACCGTATTGCCACACACATCCTTGCATTTGAAGGCGACGGTCATGTACATTTCTTTGAAGGTTCGTTCTCGGAATACGAAGAAAACCGCAAAAAACGTATGGGCAACGAAACACCAAAACGTTTTAAGTATAAAAAGCTGATGGCGTAA
- a CDS encoding SDR family oxidoreductase, with product MRILLTGATGYIGKRLLPVLVNRGHNVTCLVRDRQRFVFGESITKSIEIIEGDLLDEESLNSIPKDIDIAYYLVHSMSDSRDYEEHEKTSAKNFRERLNRTNVKQVIYLSGIVNDQSLSKHLKSRLTVEEELAKGNYALTTLRAGIIIGSGSASFEIIRDLVEKLPIMVAPRWLKTRCQPIAIKDVILLLERSMNTPEVFNKSFDIGSTEILTYQQMLLRYAKVRGLKRWIFTVPVMTPNFSSYWLYFVTSTSYKLATSLVDSMRVEVIARDDKLTKLFNMQLLSYEESLRRAFKRIEQNEIISSWKDSFISGQLYGQLSDFINVPKYGCYTDVRVMETTQKENAIEKIWRLGGKTGWYYGNWLWQLRGFMDKLAGGVGLRRGRTNEDSIRAGDAIDFWRVIYANKTEGRLLLYAEMKLPGEAWLEFKFRENQLIQTATFRPKGIWGRNYWYLVMPVHEFVFKGLISNIVN from the coding sequence AATCGATTGAAATTATTGAAGGTGACTTGTTGGACGAAGAAAGTCTGAACTCAATACCGAAAGACATAGATATTGCTTATTATCTTGTTCACAGCATGAGCGATTCGCGCGATTATGAAGAACATGAAAAAACATCGGCCAAAAATTTCAGGGAGCGCCTAAATAGAACCAATGTAAAACAGGTTATTTATTTAAGTGGTATTGTTAATGATCAATCGCTTTCCAAACATTTGAAATCGCGGTTAACCGTTGAAGAGGAACTGGCAAAAGGGAACTATGCACTAACCACATTACGTGCCGGAATAATTATTGGATCAGGCAGTGCATCTTTCGAAATTATTCGCGACCTGGTAGAAAAACTGCCCATAATGGTGGCTCCCCGATGGTTAAAAACCCGCTGTCAGCCAATTGCCATCAAAGATGTCATCCTCTTACTGGAGCGATCAATGAACACTCCCGAGGTATTCAACAAAAGTTTTGATATTGGTAGCACCGAAATTCTTACCTACCAACAAATGCTTTTGCGCTATGCAAAAGTAAGGGGCTTAAAACGCTGGATTTTTACAGTGCCGGTAATGACTCCAAATTTTTCGTCGTACTGGCTGTATTTTGTTACCTCAACCTCATATAAACTTGCTACTTCATTGGTGGATAGTATGCGCGTTGAAGTGATTGCACGAGACGATAAACTCACCAAACTTTTTAATATGCAATTGCTAAGCTACGAAGAGAGCCTACGGCGGGCATTTAAAAGGATTGAACAAAATGAAATAATTTCAAGTTGGAAAGATTCGTTCATTAGCGGACAACTTTACGGACAACTTTCCGATTTTATAAACGTCCCCAAATATGGTTGTTATACCGATGTGCGGGTAATGGAAACTACCCAAAAGGAAAACGCCATTGAAAAAATATGGCGATTGGGAGGAAAAACAGGTTGGTATTACGGCAACTGGCTGTGGCAACTTCGTGGTTTTATGGATAAACTGGCCGGAGGGGTAGGACTTCGCCGTGGCCGTACAAACGAAGACAGCATTAGAGCAGGAGATGCCATCGACTTCTGGCGCGTAATTTATGCCAATAAAACTGAAGGACGTTTATTACTATATGCTGAAATGAAACTCCCTGGAGAAGCCTGGTTGGAGTTCAAATTTCGTGAAAATCAGCTTATTCAAACGGCAACTTTCCGGCCAAAAGGAATTTGGGGACGAAACTACTGGTATCTGGTTATGCCAGTTCACGAATTTGTTTTTAAAGGACTGATTTCGAATATTGTCAACTAA
- a CDS encoding cellulase family glycosylhydrolase, with product MQRRNFIKTTGLVTAGVGMAGPLSASQSQITNALPHWRGFNLLDYFSPTKGSDSSGTTEEDFKWMADWGFNFVRIPMAYPRYINFDASKSITPDDVLNFDEKEVDNIQRVVDKANKHGLHVSLNLHRAPGFCVNAGFNEPYNLWQDDEAQHAFYEHWGMWAKRFASYSNKQISFDLVNEPCTREDMNDQFSQRGPIPGELYRKVAKTALETIRSHNPKHLVVADGNNVGADVIPELFDLEIGQSCRGYYPHYVSHYRAPWVWENPDDAPTPVWPGEIDGQTFSRETIEEFYKPWIDAVKNGVGVHCGECGCWRETPHDVFLSWFGDVLSVLSENKIGFALWNFRGDFGLIDSGRKDIEYEDWHGHKLDRKLLELLQKY from the coding sequence ATGCAGCGACGAAATTTTATAAAAACTACCGGGCTGGTAACAGCCGGAGTCGGTATGGCGGGTCCATTATCCGCATCACAATCACAAATTACAAATGCTTTACCTCACTGGCGGGGATTTAACCTGTTGGATTATTTCTCGCCCACCAAAGGAAGTGACTCAAGCGGCACAACCGAAGAAGATTTTAAATGGATGGCCGACTGGGGATTTAATTTTGTACGCATACCGATGGCGTATCCGCGCTACATCAACTTTGATGCATCGAAAAGTATTACACCTGATGATGTTTTAAATTTCGATGAGAAAGAAGTGGATAACATTCAGCGCGTTGTTGACAAAGCCAATAAGCACGGATTGCATGTAAGTCTGAACCTGCATCGTGCTCCGGGATTTTGTGTGAACGCCGGTTTTAATGAACCTTACAACCTGTGGCAGGATGATGAGGCGCAGCACGCTTTTTACGAACACTGGGGAATGTGGGCAAAACGTTTTGCGTCCTATTCCAATAAGCAGATCAGTTTTGATTTGGTGAATGAACCATGTACCCGCGAGGACATGAACGATCAGTTTTCGCAGCGTGGGCCAATTCCCGGGGAGTTGTACCGGAAAGTGGCTAAAACTGCATTGGAAACTATACGCAGTCATAACCCAAAACATTTGGTGGTGGCCGACGGAAACAATGTTGGGGCTGATGTAATTCCTGAACTATTTGATCTGGAAATCGGTCAGAGTTGCCGTGGTTATTATCCGCATTATGTGTCGCATTACCGCGCTCCGTGGGTGTGGGAAAATCCTGATGATGCACCAACACCTGTTTGGCCCGGTGAAATTGATGGACAGACCTTTAGTCGCGAGACCATTGAAGAGTTTTACAAGCCATGGATCGATGCCGTAAAAAACGGGGTAGGAGTGCACTGCGGCGAGTGTGGTTGCTGGCGCGAAACACCACACGATGTTTTTCTGAGTTGGTTCGGAGATGTGCTTAGCGTGTTGTCCGAAAACAAAATAGGTTTTGCCTTATGGAATTTTCGGGGCGATTTTGGACTAATCGATTCAGGACGAAAAGACATTGAATACGAAGACTGGCACGGCCATAAACTCGACCGGAAGTTGCTGGAGTTGTTGCAGAAGTACTAG
- a CDS encoding PIG-L deacetylase family protein codes for MRTTIILLLSCLFVFTTHAQNSKINVVVIGAHPDDADVDVGGTAYQFAQMGHNVLFVSLTNGDAGHFSKGGGALAKIRMKEAEEAGKRIGVTYKVLDNHDAELMPTLKLRHDIIRIIRNWNADVVITHRPYDYHPDHRNTAIAVQDAAFLVTVPNVAPDVPALKVNPVFLYSHDNFQKPNPFQPDIAVDISAVYDKKVYGMAAHESQFFEWLPWLNGVLEDVPDNEQERLEWLGKMRLVTITPAMRKSLEKWYSTETAEKATAVEAFEICEFGRHPSDEEIQMLFPMLGK; via the coding sequence ATGAGAACTACGATCATTCTCCTGTTAAGCTGTCTTTTCGTTTTTACTACGCACGCACAGAATTCAAAAATAAATGTCGTTGTAATTGGTGCCCACCCCGATGATGCCGACGTGGATGTTGGTGGTACGGCATACCAGTTTGCACAAATGGGGCATAATGTGTTGTTTGTTTCGTTAACTAACGGCGATGCAGGGCATTTTAGCAAAGGTGGCGGCGCACTGGCCAAAATAAGGATGAAAGAAGCCGAAGAAGCCGGAAAACGGATCGGGGTTACCTATAAAGTGCTCGACAATCACGATGCAGAGTTAATGCCAACACTTAAATTGCGTCACGATATCATCCGTATCATCCGAAACTGGAATGCCGATGTGGTAATTACACACCGACCATACGATTATCACCCCGACCACAGAAATACGGCCATTGCTGTTCAGGATGCAGCGTTCCTGGTAACGGTGCCAAATGTGGCTCCCGATGTTCCGGCGCTGAAAGTGAACCCGGTATTTTTGTATTCGCACGACAATTTCCAAAAACCAAATCCTTTTCAACCCGATATTGCTGTTGATATTTCGGCGGTGTACGACAAGAAAGTTTATGGCATGGCTGCGCACGAATCGCAATTCTTTGAGTGGCTTCCGTGGTTAAACGGAGTACTTGAGGACGTTCCGGATAACGAACAAGAACGATTGGAGTGGTTAGGAAAAATGCGTTTGGTAACCATCACTCCTGCCATGCGCAAATCGCTGGAGAAATGGTATAGCACCGAAACAGCAGAAAAAGCAACAGCAGTTGAAGCCTTTGAAATATGCGAATTTGGCCGGCATCCTTCTGATGAAGAGATACAAATGCTGTTTCCGATGTTGGGGAAGTAA
- a CDS encoding alpha/beta hydrolase-fold protein: MIRYLCFALVTICLFSCKKDDIKFGHIDSINSKILDETRQIWIYNPEVARNKNNKKKFPVLYLLDGPSHYYSVTGLIKQLSSSNANTVLPEMIVVAIPNTNRDRDLTPTSVQIDTHTGDTIKYETGGGNKFLDFIEKELMPYIERTYPTAPNNTFIGHSFGGLSVINALISKPYLFNNYIAIDPSLWWDNQYFLDLADSTLTVDHFDGRSLYIAIANTMDEGLNIQTVQRDTSYNSEHIRSILKFVQSLETKSHNGLNFKWKYYQNDNHLSVPLIAEYDGLRYLFQWYSFKELNQTISNAKSMTSEELINIPISHFKAVSKHLGYEVLPPEMLINIIGYELLASKMPEKASAFFNLNIRNFPESSNVYDSMGDCYLAQKDTAKALEYFKKAFVINKLDIYKQKIKQLN; encoded by the coding sequence ATGATTAGATATTTATGTTTTGCCTTGGTCACCATCTGCCTGTTTAGTTGTAAGAAAGATGATATAAAATTTGGTCATATCGACAGTATCAATTCGAAAATATTAGATGAAACACGCCAAATCTGGATATACAATCCAGAGGTTGCAAGAAATAAAAATAATAAGAAGAAATTTCCAGTATTATATTTATTGGACGGCCCTAGTCATTATTATTCTGTTACTGGTCTGATAAAACAATTAAGTTCTTCAAATGCGAATACAGTATTACCTGAAATGATCGTTGTGGCAATTCCAAATACGAATAGAGACAGAGATTTAACTCCCACTTCTGTCCAGATAGATACGCATACAGGCGACACCATTAAATATGAAACCGGAGGTGGTAATAAATTTCTCGATTTTATCGAAAAAGAACTAATGCCTTACATTGAAAGAACTTATCCCACTGCTCCCAATAATACCTTTATTGGGCATTCCTTCGGAGGATTGAGTGTTATAAATGCACTTATAAGCAAACCGTATCTTTTTAACAACTATATCGCAATCGATCCCAGTTTATGGTGGGATAATCAATACTTCTTAGATTTAGCAGATTCGACATTAACAGTCGACCATTTTGATGGCAGATCTCTTTATATAGCCATTGCAAACACGATGGATGAAGGATTGAATATACAAACGGTACAAAGGGACACATCTTATAATTCAGAACATATTCGATCAATTTTAAAATTTGTTCAATCATTGGAAACCAAAAGTCACAATGGCTTAAATTTTAAATGGAAATATTATCAAAATGATAACCATTTAAGTGTTCCTTTAATTGCGGAATATGATGGACTCCGCTATCTTTTTCAATGGTATTCATTTAAAGAACTCAATCAAACAATAAGCAATGCAAAAAGCATGACTTCTGAAGAACTAATAAATATCCCAATATCACATTTTAAGGCTGTTTCCAAACATCTGGGATACGAAGTGCTTCCGCCAGAGATGCTAATAAATATTATTGGATATGAACTTTTAGCAAGCAAAATGCCAGAAAAAGCTTCTGCATTCTTTAACCTTAACATTAGAAATTTTCCGGAAAGCTCTAATGTTTATGATTCCATGGGGGATTGTTATTTGGCTCAGAAGGATACTGCAAAAGCCTTGGAATACTTTAAAAAGGCATTTGTGATTAATAAATTGGATATATATAAGCAAAAAATTAAACAACTAAATTAG